From one Halogranum gelatinilyticum genomic stretch:
- the tnpA gene encoding IS200/IS605 family transposase: MKTTRHATYNLNYHIVWLPKYRQSVLVNEVGDRVRDILHEIADDKGLEIIDLTVQSDHIHLFVSSPPKHAPSLLANWFKGISSRKYNHRHAD, from the coding sequence ATGAAGACCACACGGCACGCCACTTACAACCTTAACTACCACATAGTGTGGTTGCCCAAGTACCGACAGTCGGTACTGGTTAACGAGGTTGGCGACCGTGTGCGAGACATTCTCCACGAAATCGCTGACGACAAAGGACTCGAAATCATCGACTTGACAGTCCAATCTGACCACATCCACCTGTTCGTCAGTAGTCCACCGAAGCACGCCCCGTCCCTTCTCGCCAATTGGTTCAAAGGGATTAGCTCGCGGAAATACAACCACCGCCACGCTGACCA
- a CDS encoding orc1/cdc6 family replication initiation protein, which translates to MEDGSSRDTSVPDDAEQPSEDAEVNIAQEIFSQQEDPIFANKSLLEISHVPSFDRIVGRDNEIRKLSEELRGAVQGYSPENVIVYGKTGTGKSLVSKYVSSQAVANAHDDVRIGYEYLDCSTDNTETQAASTLARAFNDPEETGLDIPERGLSTAAYYKRLWQVLEQRYDVVLIILDEADLMADDNLLMKLSRAGESGNTDCRIGVIAISNKIEWAEDLNERVKSSLQPKELSFHPYDAQQLEEILQHRRDAFKPDVLDDGVIPLCAAYAASDFGDARKAIDVLRHAGNVAYERDADTVTEQHVKDARTKAEKDRFKELVEGIPQQAKASLLALAILSLNSEQEEFPTQLVYRQYQNICDNIGQDVRSERRFRDILKELAFLGIVDNRKENLGRSGGITLLNRLVEEPEIVYEIIRDDARFETLTNHLSES; encoded by the coding sequence ATGGAAGACGGTTCGTCTCGGGACACGTCTGTCCCCGACGACGCGGAACAGCCCTCCGAAGACGCGGAGGTCAACATCGCCCAGGAGATTTTCTCCCAACAGGAAGATCCGATCTTCGCGAACAAGAGCCTCCTCGAAATCAGCCACGTTCCGAGTTTCGACCGAATCGTCGGACGAGATAACGAGATTCGAAAGCTGTCGGAAGAACTCCGTGGTGCTGTCCAGGGCTACTCCCCTGAGAACGTCATCGTCTACGGGAAAACGGGGACGGGGAAGTCGCTCGTCTCGAAGTACGTCTCCTCGCAGGCTGTCGCCAACGCCCACGACGACGTCCGAATCGGGTACGAGTATCTCGACTGTTCGACCGACAACACCGAGACGCAGGCGGCCTCCACCCTCGCTCGGGCGTTCAACGACCCGGAAGAGACGGGACTCGATATTCCCGAGCGGGGGTTGTCGACCGCCGCCTACTACAAGCGACTGTGGCAAGTCCTGGAACAGCGGTACGACGTCGTCCTCATCATCCTCGACGAAGCGGACCTGATGGCCGACGACAACCTCCTGATGAAACTCTCACGTGCGGGCGAATCCGGGAATACCGACTGCCGCATCGGGGTCATCGCGATTTCGAACAAGATCGAGTGGGCCGAGGACTTGAACGAGCGTGTCAAGAGCAGCCTCCAACCGAAGGAGCTCTCGTTTCACCCATACGACGCCCAACAGCTCGAAGAAATCCTCCAACACCGGCGTGACGCGTTCAAACCCGACGTACTCGACGACGGGGTGATTCCGCTCTGTGCCGCGTACGCCGCGTCGGACTTCGGCGACGCCCGAAAAGCCATCGACGTGCTTCGGCACGCGGGCAACGTCGCGTACGAGCGAGACGCCGACACGGTCACCGAACAGCACGTCAAAGACGCGCGGACGAAGGCCGAAAAAGACCGGTTCAAAGAACTCGTTGAGGGGATTCCACAACAGGCGAAGGCGTCGCTGCTCGCGCTCGCGATCCTCTCGTTGAACTCCGAGCAAGAGGAGTTCCCCACCCAGCTCGTCTACCGGCAGTATCAGAACATCTGCGACAACATCGGCCAGGACGTCCGCTCCGAGCGGCGGTTCCGTGACATCCTCAAGGAGTTAGCGTTCCTCGGCATCGTCGACAACCGGAAAGAGAACCTCGGGCGGTCCGGTGGTATCACACTTCTCAACCGTCTCGTCGAAGAGCCGGAAATCGTCTACGAGATCATCCGCGACGACGCCCGGTTCGAAACGCTCACGAACCATCTCTCGGAGTCGTAG
- a CDS encoding Cdc6/Cdc18 family protein has translation MTDGFSDTDLFSTGDIFARRELLRVGHVPERDRIVGRDDEMRKVGAALGPATQGGPPRNLIIFGKTGTGKSLVSRHICRRARKHSRENGVDLRHVYVDCSDADTETRVAREMVLQVRDELSPSMEIPAQGIGASEYYRYLWMLLEDVDVFAVILDEIDKLSDDDILMQLSRAEESGKTDAYIGVISISNKIEYREQLNERVNSSLQDRELTFHPYDANQLEEILQNRRDAFLEGVLQDDVIPKTAALAAREHGDARKAVDILFEAGSLAEERTDSKVTTQHVDDAQQRTEVKRFQDLVSGSTPHVKYILRALALLTHDSDDVQFSTSEIHQLYERLAEQEGSEPLSHDRVYRLLKEQSFLGITESYHTGGGASKGAFLQHRLMKDPEIVIEALDTGIEDE, from the coding sequence ATGACAGACGGATTTTCGGATACGGACCTCTTCAGTACGGGCGACATCTTCGCTCGTCGGGAGCTTCTCCGCGTCGGGCACGTTCCCGAGCGTGACCGTATCGTCGGTCGCGACGACGAGATGCGGAAGGTCGGTGCCGCACTTGGACCAGCGACGCAGGGTGGGCCACCACGAAACCTCATCATCTTCGGCAAGACCGGGACGGGAAAGTCGCTCGTTTCGCGACATATCTGTCGTCGAGCTCGAAAGCATTCTCGGGAAAACGGTGTCGACCTTCGACACGTATACGTCGATTGCTCTGATGCGGATACCGAGACGCGAGTTGCCCGTGAGATGGTGTTGCAGGTCCGTGACGAACTGTCTCCGTCGATGGAGATACCTGCGCAAGGCATCGGTGCCTCCGAGTACTACCGCTATCTGTGGATGCTGTTGGAAGACGTCGACGTGTTCGCCGTCATCCTCGACGAAATCGACAAACTCAGCGACGACGACATCCTCATGCAGCTCTCGCGGGCCGAGGAGTCGGGTAAGACCGACGCGTACATCGGTGTCATCTCCATCTCGAACAAGATCGAGTATCGCGAACAGCTCAACGAACGTGTCAACTCGTCGTTGCAGGACCGTGAACTGACCTTCCATCCGTACGACGCCAACCAATTAGAGGAAATTCTCCAGAACCGACGTGACGCGTTCCTCGAAGGCGTCCTCCAAGACGACGTGATTCCGAAGACGGCGGCTCTAGCTGCACGGGAACACGGTGACGCGCGGAAAGCAGTTGACATCCTCTTCGAGGCTGGGTCGCTCGCGGAGGAGCGCACCGACTCGAAAGTCACCACCCAGCACGTCGACGACGCCCAACAGCGAACCGAAGTCAAGCGGTTCCAGGATCTCGTCTCCGGCAGCACTCCGCACGTGAAGTATATTCTTCGCGCACTCGCGTTGTTGACTCACGACAGCGACGACGTCCAGTTCTCCACGAGCGAGATTCACCAGCTCTACGAGCGACTGGCCGAGCAAGAGGGCTCGGAACCACTCTCACACGACCGCGTGTACCGACTGCTCAAGGAACAGTCGTTCCTCGGTATCACCGAGTCCTATCACACGGGTGGCGGTGCGTCAAAGGGAGCGTTCTTGCAGCACCGACTGATGAAGGACCCTGAAATCGTCATCGAGGCGTTGGACACCGGGATCGAGGACGAATAG